One Prosthecochloris marina DNA window includes the following coding sequences:
- a CDS encoding VOC family protein, which yields MEQRISVVTIGVADLERSQRFYEQGLGWTVGYTGEQIKFFQLNGLIFGLYPRDALAEDAQVPNERTGFSGITLAYCARSKEEVDEVLERAEDAGAHIIKPAQDVFWGGYSGYFADPDGHLWEVAYNPDWKIDEKGNVYLDAP from the coding sequence ATGGAACAACGAATAAGCGTGGTGACAATCGGCGTCGCCGACTTGGAACGTTCACAGAGGTTTTACGAGCAAGGGTTGGGGTGGACTGTCGGTTATACGGGTGAGCAGATCAAATTCTTTCAACTCAATGGATTGATTTTTGGGCTTTACCCAAGGGATGCACTGGCTGAAGATGCGCAAGTGCCGAATGAACGAACAGGATTTTCGGGGATAACACTTGCATATTGTGCTCGATCCAAGGAAGAAGTTGACGAAGTTCTCGAGCGAGCGGAAGATGCAGGGGCTCATATAATAAAGCCTGCGCAGGACGTTTTTTGGGGTGGGTACTCCGGGTATTTTGCCGATCCAGATGGTCATCTTTGGGAAGTTGCATACAATCCGGACTGGAAAATAGATGAGAAAGGCAACGTTTACCTGGATGCTCCTTAA
- a CDS encoding cupin domain-containing protein, producing MKSTRTYWNPLSEQSSGEWEIIPGTDGNLSQLTVAEDIDSGDYTRFTKFKSGYSTKDFGARSHTYPEEIFVVSGRLYDETFGLWLEPGYYASRPPGEVHGPFIADGEVVILEMSYHSQDVTKSSS from the coding sequence ATGAAGTCAACCAGAACATATTGGAATCCATTGTCTGAGCAGAGTAGTGGTGAATGGGAAATTATTCCTGGTACGGATGGAAATTTATCACAACTGACAGTAGCTGAAGATATCGATTCAGGCGATTATACGAGATTCACGAAGTTCAAGAGCGGTTATTCGACTAAAGATTTTGGGGCAAGGAGTCATACATATCCCGAAGAAATCTTTGTGGTTTCCGGTCGTTTATACGATGAAACGTTTGGTCTGTGGCTTGAGCCGGGCTACTATGCAAGCAGACCTCCGGGCGAAGTTCATGGGCCTTTTATCGCTGATGGTGAAGTGGTGATACTGGAAATGTCATATCATAGTCAGGATGTAACTAAGAGCAGCAGCTAA
- a CDS encoding vitamin B12-dependent ribonucleotide reductase, protein MKISRRFTTKGRDVYEMFEYTKRSSVLRNPDGSKVFEMNDVEVPKEWSQVAADILAQKYFRKTGVPQRDENGDIVLDERGQPVTGCEHSIKQVVHRLVGCWKEWGEKHKYFDTKEDAQAFYDEVAYMLISQRGAPNSPQWFNTGLKYAYGIEGPAQGHFYVDGKSGEVKESKDAYSRPQAHACFIQSVKDDLVNDGGIFDLAVREARVFKFGSGSGTNFSNLRSSGEKLSGGGSSSGLMSFLKIFDSAAGAIKSGGTTRRAAKMVIVDIDHPDVEKFIEWKAREEDKVASLVAGSRVCSRFLEAIVDEAVENGCDRHKNEKLNILIKNAVSRGVPMSYIVRVLSLVEQGYTALDFDQYNTHYESEAYQTVAGQNSNNTVRVTNAFMKAVENDELWELKERTSGKHAKSVRARDLWEKIVMSAWKCADPGLQFDTTINDWHTAPQSGRINASNPCSEYMFLDDTACNLASLNLGFFLDEKQGTIKVDDLLHAARLWTVVLEISVLMAHFPSRDIARLSYEFRTLGLGFANLGTVLMIMGIPYDSPKALAIAGAISALITGEAYKASAELAKDQGPFARYEENAQDMLRVVRNHRRAAHNMSEDDYEGLMVKPRGIDSEYCPTNLFEKAGKVWDEALEMGERHGYRNAQVSVIAPTGTIGLVMDCDTTGIEPEFAIVKFKKLAGGGYFKIVNQSVHKALERLGYSAKQIDDIERYCKGHGTLSGCPTINRQWLKNKGFTEDKIETIESQLENVFDIRFAFNKWILGEEFCEALGFTEEQLNDQNFNMLEALGASKKDYEIANDYVCGTMTVEGAPHLKLEHLPVFDCAGKCGSKGLRYINHMAHVRMMSAVQPFISGAISKTVNMPATATTQEIAEVYFSAWQHMIKAITIYRDGSKLSQPLNISSYDDLDEVIMLGTEDDLDETKGPKEVQERIVERIYHRSERRLLPKRRKGYIREAYVGAHKVFLRTGEYEDGSLGEIFIDMYKEGASFKGLLNCFAVLASKALQYGMPLEELVDSFTFTRFEPAGMVQGHNVIKNATSILDYVFRSIGYDYLGRKDFIHVKAVDEISSGNAGSEGKDGEVGGLDASEAAVSDASSTATRQPGKTVAKAEKEVSGHVDTQIIQAKVQGYSGEQCENCGSMRVRQNGTCMVCEDCGMTTGCS, encoded by the coding sequence ATGAAAATTTCTCGCCGTTTTACCACGAAAGGCCGTGATGTTTATGAGATGTTCGAGTACACGAAACGTTCGTCTGTACTTCGTAACCCCGATGGATCCAAAGTTTTTGAAATGAACGATGTCGAGGTTCCGAAGGAGTGGTCTCAGGTTGCCGCCGACATTCTTGCGCAAAAGTATTTTAGAAAAACCGGGGTTCCGCAGCGGGATGAAAACGGTGACATTGTGCTGGATGAACGAGGACAGCCTGTGACCGGCTGTGAGCATTCGATCAAACAGGTTGTTCACCGACTTGTAGGCTGTTGGAAGGAATGGGGAGAAAAACATAAGTATTTTGATACCAAGGAGGACGCTCAGGCTTTTTATGACGAAGTTGCCTATATGCTGATCAGTCAAAGGGGAGCGCCGAATTCGCCACAGTGGTTCAATACAGGCCTCAAGTATGCATATGGTATCGAAGGTCCGGCACAGGGTCATTTTTACGTTGATGGTAAAAGCGGGGAAGTGAAGGAGTCAAAAGATGCCTATTCGAGGCCGCAGGCACATGCATGTTTTATACAGTCGGTCAAGGATGATCTGGTTAACGATGGAGGTATTTTCGATCTTGCCGTGCGTGAAGCAAGAGTATTCAAATTCGGCAGCGGTTCAGGAACCAACTTTTCGAATCTCCGTTCATCTGGGGAAAAGCTCAGTGGAGGAGGAAGTTCCTCGGGGCTGATGAGTTTTCTCAAAATTTTCGATTCCGCGGCGGGTGCAATAAAGTCAGGGGGGACGACACGGCGGGCGGCCAAGATGGTCATCGTCGATATCGACCATCCCGATGTTGAAAAGTTTATAGAATGGAAAGCCAGAGAGGAGGACAAGGTCGCATCACTGGTGGCCGGTTCCAGAGTATGCTCCAGATTTCTCGAGGCGATCGTCGACGAAGCGGTTGAAAACGGTTGTGACCGGCACAAAAACGAAAAACTGAACATCCTGATCAAGAATGCCGTAAGCCGCGGTGTTCCGATGAGCTATATCGTAAGGGTACTGTCGCTGGTTGAGCAGGGATATACAGCGCTCGATTTTGATCAGTACAACACTCATTATGAGTCGGAAGCATACCAGACGGTTGCAGGTCAGAATTCGAACAATACCGTCAGGGTCACCAACGCTTTCATGAAAGCCGTTGAAAATGATGAGTTATGGGAGCTTAAAGAGCGGACGAGCGGAAAGCATGCGAAATCGGTGAGAGCGCGAGATCTTTGGGAGAAAATCGTTATGAGCGCATGGAAATGCGCCGATCCGGGTTTGCAATTCGATACGACTATCAACGACTGGCACACCGCTCCGCAAAGTGGGCGTATCAATGCCAGTAACCCTTGTTCCGAGTATATGTTTCTGGATGATACGGCCTGTAATCTGGCCAGCCTGAATCTTGGATTCTTTCTCGATGAAAAGCAGGGTACGATAAAGGTCGACGATCTGTTGCACGCAGCCCGGCTCTGGACGGTCGTACTGGAGATTTCGGTGTTGATGGCCCATTTTCCTTCCCGGGATATTGCCCGCTTGAGCTATGAATTCAGGACGCTCGGCTTGGGTTTCGCCAATCTTGGTACTGTTCTCATGATTATGGGGATTCCTTATGATTCACCAAAAGCATTGGCGATAGCAGGAGCGATATCGGCTTTGATTACAGGTGAAGCATATAAAGCGTCAGCCGAGTTGGCAAAGGACCAGGGACCTTTTGCCCGTTACGAGGAAAACGCTCAGGACATGCTGCGGGTTGTCAGGAATCATCGTAGAGCAGCGCACAACATGTCGGAAGACGACTACGAAGGGCTTATGGTCAAGCCTCGCGGCATCGACTCCGAGTATTGCCCGACCAACCTATTCGAGAAAGCCGGAAAGGTTTGGGACGAGGCTCTCGAGATGGGTGAACGGCACGGTTACAGAAATGCCCAGGTCAGCGTTATAGCGCCGACTGGTACCATCGGACTGGTCATGGACTGTGATACAACAGGTATCGAACCGGAGTTTGCAATTGTCAAATTCAAGAAGCTTGCCGGTGGCGGTTATTTCAAGATCGTCAACCAGTCGGTACACAAAGCACTTGAACGCCTTGGTTACAGTGCGAAACAGATTGACGATATCGAGAGATACTGCAAAGGGCACGGAACATTATCCGGTTGCCCCACCATCAATCGTCAGTGGCTGAAAAACAAGGGGTTTACCGAAGACAAGATCGAAACGATCGAATCCCAGCTCGAGAATGTTTTCGATATTCGGTTCGCTTTCAACAAATGGATACTCGGGGAAGAGTTCTGCGAAGCGCTGGGTTTTACGGAAGAACAGCTCAACGACCAGAATTTCAATATGCTCGAAGCTCTTGGGGCTTCGAAGAAGGACTATGAGATTGCCAATGACTACGTTTGCGGTACGATGACCGTAGAAGGAGCTCCGCATCTTAAACTGGAACATCTCCCGGTATTCGACTGTGCGGGAAAATGCGGTAGCAAGGGTCTTCGTTATATCAACCACATGGCTCATGTACGGATGATGTCGGCAGTTCAACCCTTTATTTCAGGTGCGATATCCAAAACCGTCAATATGCCGGCAACAGCCACGACCCAGGAGATCGCCGAAGTGTATTTCTCTGCGTGGCAGCACATGATCAAGGCGATTACCATATACCGCGACGGATCGAAACTTTCGCAGCCATTGAATATCAGCAGTTATGACGATCTCGACGAAGTGATCATGCTCGGCACAGAGGATGATCTCGATGAAACCAAAGGACCGAAAGAGGTACAGGAGCGGATTGTTGAAAGAATCTATCACCGGTCGGAGCGCCGTTTGCTGCCGAAACGAAGGAAAGGGTATATCCGTGAAGCGTATGTCGGTGCTCACAAGGTATTCCTGAGAACCGGCGAGTACGAGGATGGTTCGCTGGGTGAGATCTTCATCGATATGTACAAAGAAGGAGCGTCGTTCAAGGGATTGCTCAACTGTTTTGCCGTACTTGCTTCCAAGGCGCTGCAGTACGGAATGCCTCTCGAAGAACTGGTGGACAGTTTCACCTTTACCAGATTCGAGCCGGCAGGCATGGTGCAGGGGCACAATGTCATCAAAAACGCCACCTCGATTCTTGATTACGTTTTCCGTTCCATCGGCTACGACTATCTTGGACGTAAAGACTTTATCCATGTCAAAGCGGTTGATGAAATTTCTTCCGGCAACGCAGGATCAGAGGGAAAAGACGGAGAGGTAGGCGGACTCGATGCTTCAGAGGCGGCTGTTTCCGATGCCTCCTCCACTGCAACCCGACAGCCCGGAAAAACTGTTGCAAAAGCGGAAAAAGAGGTTTCGGGACATGTCGATACCCAGATAATCCAGGCCAAAGTTCAGGGGTATTCCGGTGAACAATGTGAAAACTGCGGTTCCATGCGGGTTCGCCAAAACGGAACCTGCATGGTGTGCGAGGATTGCGGTATGACCACAGGTTGTTCCTAA
- a CDS encoding NADP-dependent isocitrate dehydrogenase, translating to MATIVYTKIDEAPALATYSLLPVIQAFTGDSGVSVETCDISLAGRIIANFPENLTEEQRIPDNLTALGELAKTLDANIIKLPNISASIPQLQAAIKELQEKGYAIPDFPEDPKTEEEKELRARFAKALGSAVNPVLREGNSDRRAAASVKQYAQNNPHRLRAWDGGSRAHVAHMDGGDFFGSEQSTTMNGATTASIEFVDNDGTVTVLKEGIALQDGEVVDTSAMNVRRLREFFANEIDKAKNDGLLLSLHMKATMMKVSDPIIFGHAVSVFYKDVFDKHGDVLNELGVNVNNGLGDLYAKIEKLPADKKAEIEADIQEVYKNRPALAMVDSDKGITNLHVPNDIIIDASMPVVIRDGGKMWGPDGELHDTKAMIPDRSYATMYQEMVEDCQKNGAYDVSTMGSVPNVGLMAQKAEEYGSHDKTYEAPGNGTIRVVDGNGNAMLEQSVEPGDIFRMCQVKDAPIRDWVKLAVSRAKATGAPAVFWLDNQRAHHIQLIEKVNTYLKDHDTTGLDIRIMSPVEAMRFSLERIRQGKDTISVTGNVLRDYLTDLFPILELGTSAKMLSIVPLMNGGGLFETGAGGSAPKHVQQFVNEGHLRWDSLGEMLALGVSLEHLGNTFGNEKAKVFAETVDQAVGQYLENRKSPSRKVNEIDNRGSHFYFGMYWARALANQDKDQELKAKFATVAAELENNEQKIIGELNGAQGTPVDLGGYFMPDDEKASRAMRPSATLNAIIDAI from the coding sequence ATGGCTACAATCGTCTATACCAAAATTGATGAGGCGCCAGCACTGGCTACCTACTCTTTACTGCCTGTTATCCAGGCTTTTACCGGTGATTCCGGTGTTTCGGTTGAAACTTGCGATATCTCTCTTGCCGGAAGGATCATCGCAAATTTTCCCGAGAACCTTACTGAAGAGCAGCGTATTCCCGATAATCTGACTGCACTCGGCGAGCTGGCGAAGACCCTCGATGCAAATATCATCAAACTTCCGAACATCAGTGCATCGATTCCCCAGCTTCAGGCAGCTATCAAGGAACTGCAGGAAAAAGGATATGCCATTCCCGATTTTCCTGAAGATCCGAAAACCGAAGAGGAAAAAGAACTCAGGGCCCGCTTTGCAAAAGCGCTCGGAAGCGCTGTGAATCCGGTGCTTCGTGAAGGAAACTCCGACAGGAGAGCTGCGGCCTCGGTAAAACAGTACGCGCAGAACAACCCTCATCGCCTCAGAGCCTGGGACGGCGGTTCGAGAGCCCATGTCGCTCACATGGACGGCGGGGATTTCTTCGGCAGCGAACAGTCGACAACCATGAACGGAGCGACAACTGCAAGCATTGAATTTGTCGATAATGACGGAACAGTAACCGTGCTCAAGGAAGGTATTGCTCTGCAGGACGGTGAAGTGGTCGATACCTCGGCTATGAACGTTCGCAGGCTGCGCGAGTTTTTTGCCAATGAGATCGACAAGGCGAAAAATGACGGCCTTCTTCTTTCGCTTCATATGAAAGCGACCATGATGAAAGTTTCCGATCCTATCATTTTCGGCCATGCAGTATCGGTTTTCTACAAGGACGTCTTCGACAAGCACGGCGACGTACTCAACGAACTCGGCGTCAATGTCAACAACGGACTTGGCGACCTGTATGCCAAGATCGAAAAGCTTCCGGCCGACAAGAAAGCCGAAATCGAAGCTGACATCCAGGAGGTCTATAAAAACCGTCCGGCTCTTGCCATGGTGGATTCCGACAAAGGTATTACCAACCTTCATGTTCCTAACGATATTATCATCGATGCTTCGATGCCGGTCGTTATCCGTGACGGCGGAAAAATGTGGGGTCCTGACGGTGAATTGCATGACACCAAGGCAATGATTCCTGATCGCAGCTATGCCACCATGTACCAGGAAATGGTCGAGGACTGCCAGAAGAACGGTGCTTACGATGTATCGACCATGGGCAGCGTGCCTAACGTGGGTCTCATGGCGCAGAAAGCCGAAGAATACGGTTCGCACGACAAAACCTATGAAGCTCCGGGTAACGGTACCATCAGGGTTGTTGACGGCAACGGCAATGCGATGCTCGAGCAGAGCGTCGAACCGGGCGATATTTTCAGAATGTGCCAGGTCAAGGACGCACCGATCCGCGACTGGGTAAAACTTGCTGTCAGTCGTGCAAAAGCCACCGGTGCTCCGGCGGTATTCTGGCTCGACAACCAGAGAGCTCACCACATCCAGTTGATTGAAAAAGTCAACACCTATCTCAAGGACCACGATACCACCGGTCTCGATATCAGGATCATGTCTCCTGTCGAAGCAATGCGCTTCTCGCTCGAACGCATCAGACAGGGCAAGGACACCATCTCTGTAACCGGTAACGTGCTCAGGGATTACCTCACCGACCTGTTCCCGATCCTCGAACTTGGTACCAGTGCAAAAATGCTTTCAATCGTTCCTCTGATGAACGGAGGCGGTTTGTTCGAAACAGGTGCAGGCGGGTCGGCTCCAAAGCATGTCCAGCAGTTTGTCAACGAAGGGCATCTGAGGTGGGATTCACTCGGTGAGATGCTCGCTCTCGGTGTATCGCTCGAGCATCTCGGCAATACTTTCGGGAACGAGAAGGCCAAGGTTTTTGCCGAAACTGTTGACCAGGCTGTCGGGCAGTATCTTGAAAACAGAAAATCACCTTCCCGCAAAGTCAATGAAATCGACAACCGCGGAAGTCACTTTTATTTTGGCATGTACTGGGCGAGAGCGCTTGCAAACCAGGATAAGGATCAAGAGCTGAAAGCCAAATTTGCAACGGTTGCGGCGGAGCTTGAAAACAACGAGCAGAAGATCATCGGGGAGCTCAACGGTGCACAGGGGACTCCGGTCGATCTCGGCGGATACTTCATGCCGGATGATGAGAAAGCATCCAGAGCAATGCGCCCAAGTGCAACACTCAATGCCATCATCGACGCTATCTGA
- a CDS encoding enoyl-ACP reductase FabI gives MPDKAHYGLLKGKKGIVFGPLDESSIGWQIALHAYREGAEVAISNIATALRFGNIQELAESCGNAPVIMCDASKDEDVDKAFKELSEKLGSVDFIVHSIGMSQNIRKQVPYEELNYEWFMKTLNVSGISLHRLVSFALKNDVLNDGGSILALSYIASQRNYWTYSDMGDAKSLLESIVRSYGPRLAKRGIRINTISQSPTYTKAGSGIPGFEKMHEYSDLMSPLGNASAEECAEYAVTLLSDLTRKVTMQNLFHDGGYSSMGATIPMIRLADEALHDEELAARVGLEDFSPSK, from the coding sequence ATGCCTGATAAAGCGCATTACGGTCTTTTGAAAGGAAAAAAAGGAATTGTTTTCGGTCCGCTGGATGAAAGTAGCATTGGATGGCAGATTGCTCTCCATGCTTACCGCGAAGGTGCCGAGGTGGCAATTTCCAATATAGCTACGGCACTGAGGTTCGGTAATATTCAGGAGCTGGCTGAGTCTTGCGGCAACGCGCCGGTTATTATGTGCGACGCAAGCAAGGATGAGGATGTCGACAAAGCTTTCAAGGAGTTGTCGGAAAAACTCGGCAGTGTCGATTTTATCGTTCATTCGATAGGAATGTCCCAGAACATTCGTAAACAGGTCCCCTATGAGGAGCTGAATTACGAATGGTTTATGAAAACGCTGAATGTGTCCGGGATCTCACTGCATCGTTTGGTATCGTTTGCGTTGAAGAACGACGTGCTCAATGACGGTGGAAGTATTCTGGCTCTTTCCTACATCGCCTCTCAGAGAAACTACTGGACTTATTCCGATATGGGAGACGCCAAGTCGTTATTGGAGTCGATAGTCAGGAGTTATGGGCCACGTTTGGCGAAGCGCGGTATCAGGATCAACACGATTTCGCAAAGCCCTACATACACCAAGGCAGGGAGTGGTATTCCCGGGTTTGAGAAAATGCACGAGTATAGCGACCTGATGTCTCCGCTTGGCAATGCATCTGCGGAAGAATGTGCAGAGTATGCCGTGACCCTGCTGAGTGATTTGACTCGCAAGGTGACCATGCAGAATCTCTTTCATGATGGCGGTTACAGTTCCATGGGGGCTACGATTCCCATGATCAGACTGGCTGACGAAGCTCTTCATGACGAGGAACTTGCTGCAAGGGTCGGCCTGGAAGATTTTTCACCCTCCAAATAA
- a CDS encoding ArsA family ATPase translates to MLSRDLEEGRPQPRVIIYSGKGGTGKTTVSSSTAVALARKNKRVLIMSSDPAHSLSDVFNMPISRNEPQKIEHNLYGLEVDTIHELKKNMSGFQKFVSSSYQNQGIDSGMASELTTQPGLDEIFALGRLVDEAQSGRWDAVVLDTSPTGNTLRLLAYPEIIIGGNMGKQFFKLYKSMSSLARPMGKNSIPDEEFFNEVNVLLKQMEDINKFILSPEVTFRLVLNPEKLSILETKRAYTFVHLYGINIDGIVINKILPTSKTVGEYFEFWADLHSKYLMEIDNSFYPTPVFRCQLQRTEPIGPDALHEVSKLVFGDQSPDKVYYSGKNFWIESKKSAHAEDHLEMLCIRIPFLKEAETVDVKRMGTDIVVTVDRAQRIITLPRALYSLEMEKYVREDDLLRLLFREVPVDKEDMELNVNKNVLNKLRSLRKMKF, encoded by the coding sequence ATGTTGTCGAGGGATCTCGAAGAGGGTCGGCCACAACCAAGAGTAATAATATACTCGGGCAAGGGAGGGACAGGAAAAACCACCGTTTCTTCTTCAACGGCTGTAGCCCTGGCGAGAAAAAACAAGCGGGTCCTCATTATGTCTTCCGATCCGGCGCATTCCCTTTCGGATGTCTTCAACATGCCAATAAGCCGGAACGAGCCCCAGAAAATCGAGCATAATCTTTACGGTCTTGAAGTCGATACGATTCATGAACTGAAGAAAAACATGTCAGGGTTTCAGAAGTTCGTTTCTTCATCCTATCAAAATCAGGGTATCGATAGCGGGATGGCTTCCGAACTGACTACCCAGCCGGGGCTCGATGAGATTTTTGCTTTGGGCAGACTGGTTGATGAAGCCCAGTCTGGCAGATGGGATGCGGTTGTACTGGATACTTCACCAACCGGAAACACGCTCAGGCTGTTGGCCTACCCTGAAATTATCATCGGGGGCAACATGGGCAAACAGTTTTTCAAGCTTTATAAGAGCATGTCCTCTCTTGCCCGTCCGATGGGCAAGAACTCGATTCCTGATGAAGAGTTTTTCAATGAGGTCAATGTTCTCTTGAAACAAATGGAGGATATCAACAAATTCATTCTGAGTCCTGAAGTGACGTTCAGGCTGGTTCTGAATCCCGAGAAACTTTCCATCCTCGAGACAAAAAGAGCATATACCTTCGTTCATCTCTATGGTATCAATATAGACGGTATCGTTATCAACAAGATTTTGCCGACATCGAAAACCGTCGGAGAGTATTTTGAGTTTTGGGCCGATCTCCATAGCAAATATCTGATGGAAATCGATAATTCTTTCTATCCTACTCCGGTATTTCGTTGTCAGCTCCAGCGTACCGAGCCGATCGGCCCGGACGCGCTGCATGAAGTCAGCAAACTGGTTTTTGGTGACCAGTCTCCTGATAAGGTTTATTATTCAGGTAAAAATTTCTGGATAGAGTCCAAAAAAAGTGCTCATGCCGAAGACCACCTCGAAATGCTCTGTATTCGTATTCCATTCCTGAAAGAAGCTGAAACAGTCGATGTAAAGCGGATGGGTACCGATATTGTCGTTACAGTAGATCGAGCGCAACGTATCATTACTTTACCCAGGGCACTGTACAGTTTGGAAATGGAAAAATATGTCAGGGAAGACGATCTTCTGAGGTTGTTGTTCAGGGAGGTTCCGGTAGATAAAGAGGATATGGAGCTCAATGTCAATAAGAATGTACTTAACAAGTTACGCTCGTTGAGGAAAATGAAATTCTAA
- the aat gene encoding leucyl/phenylalanyl-tRNA--protein transferase has product MLRLDEVLRAYLHGYFPMADPDDEKVYWCQPHRRAIVPLRNYKTSRVVRSLVRKGAFDVYFNRDFGRVIRSCAAPREEESQTWISEEIIATYTELHEQGFAHSVECYRGDELAGGLYGLAIGGAFFGESMFYTVSNASKVAFDILVKHLDKKGYELLDAQIMNSHLEFLGAVEVEHAEYMRQLELALQKKIRFI; this is encoded by the coding sequence ATGTTGAGGCTTGATGAAGTTCTTCGAGCATATCTGCACGGTTACTTTCCTATGGCGGATCCTGATGATGAGAAAGTTTATTGGTGTCAACCTCATCGCAGGGCAATTGTTCCGCTCCGAAACTACAAGACATCCAGGGTTGTCAGGAGCCTGGTAAGGAAAGGTGCGTTCGATGTATATTTCAACCGGGATTTCGGCAGGGTTATTCGCAGTTGTGCCGCTCCACGTGAAGAGGAATCTCAGACATGGATATCGGAAGAAATCATTGCGACATACACCGAGCTTCACGAACAGGGTTTTGCCCATAGTGTGGAATGCTACCGCGGTGATGAGCTTGCGGGTGGCTTGTACGGTCTTGCTATCGGAGGTGCATTTTTCGGTGAATCCATGTTTTACACCGTTTCAAACGCTTCCAAGGTTGCGTTCGATATACTGGTAAAGCACCTTGACAAAAAAGGGTACGAGCTTCTCGACGCGCAGATCATGAATTCTCATCTCGAGTTTCTTGGTGCCGTGGAAGTTGAACATGCCGAGTATATGAGGCAGCTGGAGCTCGCGTTACAGAAAAAGATACGTTTCATATAA
- a CDS encoding MJ1255/VC2487 family glycosyltransferase, with translation MKILFGVQGTGNGHISRSRELVTSLRDFGHEVEVIISGRKEEELKEIEVFAPYKVLKGLTLVTYRGKMNYIETMFQLDLGRLMTDVFMLDVNEIDLIITDFEPVTSMAARVKNIPSVGFGHQYAFRYDVPMAKGSIFERYTLLNFAPAQYNAGLHWHHFNEPIFPPVIPQSLYDAEEVEAKESKVLVYLPFEEVEDVSKLLIPFDNHEFYIYGKVKDDHDDGHLHYRGYSREGFLRDLQESRGVVCNAGFELPGEALHLGKKLLVRPLDGQIEQESNALAIEELSLGMTMHSLDGDILRDWLLKPNRAPMGYSKTVNYIAEWITKGQWEDLADYVEAAWADCRTESQ, from the coding sequence ATGAAAATCCTTTTTGGTGTGCAGGGAACAGGGAACGGTCATATAAGCCGGAGCAGAGAACTGGTAACCAGTTTGCGCGACTTCGGTCATGAGGTTGAAGTGATAATCAGCGGGAGAAAAGAGGAGGAACTGAAGGAAATTGAGGTTTTTGCTCCTTACAAGGTTTTAAAGGGCCTGACGTTGGTGACATACCGCGGAAAGATGAATTATATCGAGACGATGTTTCAACTCGACCTTGGCAGACTGATGACGGATGTGTTCATGCTGGATGTGAACGAAATCGACCTCATCATTACCGATTTTGAGCCCGTAACCTCTATGGCTGCAAGAGTTAAAAATATTCCGTCGGTGGGGTTCGGTCACCAGTATGCCTTTCGTTATGATGTCCCAATGGCCAAGGGAAGTATCTTTGAACGCTATACATTGTTGAACTTTGCTCCGGCACAGTACAATGCAGGCCTTCACTGGCACCATTTTAACGAACCCATATTTCCGCCCGTAATCCCTCAAAGTCTCTATGATGCCGAAGAGGTCGAGGCAAAGGAGAGCAAGGTACTTGTCTATCTGCCTTTTGAAGAGGTCGAGGATGTATCGAAGCTTCTTATTCCCTTTGACAACCATGAATTCTACATATACGGGAAAGTCAAAGACGATCATGATGATGGTCATCTTCACTACAGAGGGTATTCGCGTGAAGGGTTTCTCCGTGATCTTCAGGAAAGCAGAGGTGTTGTCTGCAACGCAGGGTTCGAGCTGCCTGGTGAGGCATTGCATCTGGGCAAAAAACTGCTGGTCAGACCTCTCGACGGGCAGATCGAACAGGAATCGAACGCTCTGGCGATCGAGGAGCTTTCTTTGGGCATGACCATGCATTCTCTCGACGGAGATATTCTCCGCGACTGGTTGCTCAAGCCAAACAGGGCGCCAATGGGTTACAGCAAAACGGTAAACTACATTGCCGAATGGATAACGAAAGGGCAATGGGAGGATTTGGCCGACTATGTCGAGGCTGCCTGGGCCGATTGCCGAACAGAAAGCCAATGA